A window of Magnolia sinica isolate HGM2019 chromosome 13, MsV1, whole genome shotgun sequence genomic DNA:
tttaacggatAGCAATcccgtgtagtccacttgagctttagatcagcATCGTTTTTGagcttatgtcttaaaatgatttggcaaaaacggatggatggtgtagataaaataaatacattacagtgggcttggcaaactggatggacggtgtagataaaataaatatattacagtgggctccagcTTGGACACGTCGCGCAAGAAGgaatgggcgcggattaggtacttcccccgcctgttccgagctcgagacaggcggaggctccgagggccactgagggtccaccgtgatgttttaatttcatccaaaccgttcattcatttttccatatcattttagagtactgaataaaaaataagacagatccaacagtcatttggaccacaccacaggaagcagcggtgataaggatgcctaccgttgaaaccttcttagggtccactgtgttTTTTCATTTGCCATCGAAGCTTTTGATACGGTCGTATACACCTGGGTGAattgataaaacaaatatcatcttgatccaaaacttctgtggtcccgaagaatttttcaacggtaggaatctaatccccaccttgtggtccatttaagcctttggtaatcttcatttttgtgttaataatttaaaatgatatgaaaaaatggacggacggtgtggataaaattcaaacatcacgatggaccctcaGTTGCCCTCAGAGCGTTGGCCTGTCCCGGGCTCCGAACAGGGTTTTATTTTGAGATTTACAAAAAGCTATatattaatatggaatttacatcCGGGCCTTTTCCAAAAAGCTACTTACTGAGCGATGTAAATAAAGCCGAAACCTTCCTTGGGTTggtggcttgggtgggcccaatgtaatgttcaTGTGAAATCCATCCCAACTAACAGGTGCATCACTCCATGTTAgacaaaactccctaaaattagtTTCATTTGTGATTTAAGTTGACCACATGACTAGAAACACTGTACATAGCAATGCTCGTTCTCCGAACTGTTTTCATTAGTGTCACTTTCATGAATCACAGTTGGATATTCCTTTTGGGACAAAGGCCTAAACTTTtgtatgaaatctaatggttagaatggatttcataaaACTATCATTGTGGGTGATGTAAAAATCACTCCCTCCGGATATTTCCTTTGTGTTGCCCACCAAAATCACAGTtctcttttcttattttctctacaCCTAACATGAGGCAAAATATCCAATGGGGAAGTGGATCTTACATAACATCAAGGATTCAAAATGGGCCCGTCAACATCAAGAGTAGCGCAAATCATCTCTACTGATGGTAAGAATTAAGAAATGCAACCGGCCATCAAAGAAATGCAAGGGGAAGTAGTAGAACGACTGAACGCGAAGTACATCAattaattaggtagttttttGAAAACGTTTCAGAAAAAGGTACTAGAATGTAAATTCTGtattaattaaataattttttgtaaaatttcGGGCAGGCCAGATTCGGGCGGGTTGATGGGCTGTTGTACGTGGTCCAAGCCGGCCCGATTGAAAAATGGGCTTGACTTTTAAGCCCTAGCCCAAACCTTAGGCCTGAACTCCAGCCCAAGGTGGACAGCACCCAAAAGCCCGTGGGCCAGCCCGAACCATTGATAGCCCTGGACAGCGTGTCAAACACATCGCGGTGCACCACACACAGATTTCTATAGCACCGGAATTCACGTGGGTGAACAGAATACATTTGCTACAAGTTTCATCCACCCCACCACAAACGTtcattgtggaccccatcatCATTGAGTACACATCCTAACCAATAGGAATAGGAAATCTTTCCCGAGTGGCTAGTTAGGTCTACGGTTATAAAATTCCCAGCATCCTGATTTTTGGTGCTATGGGCCATCCGAGAATTGGTCCCCATGATTTGTGCAACCTGCATAGAACCAAGGTAAGAGTTGAAATGGGTCAGGTCAGGGTCAGCTCCAGCCCAACCCGTGAACTGAACAGACCAAGATTTCTGGTCCGACCCCAACTAGTGACACATGTACCTCCATGCATGGCAAGACTTGATCCATTGAAATATAACCAGGTTGAGACTCAGACTTACCTGACCGTTCCCAGTAGAACCCATGTTTAAAATGGAATACAGGGCAGGGTACGCCCAGCCCACTCCAATTAGtgaatatatatacacatacacacgtACAGCATAAGATTAGGCCGAGTCCTGTGAGATTTGTCCCAGTCAGCTCGAACTTCGGGACCAAGTCAAAATCGAAAATAGGGATCGAGTTTAGGGGTGCACACAGTTCCGTTCAGTCCGCTTCTAAGGTGAAACCGGAATGGAACCGTTCCCAACGGTTCCAGGAAAACTAGAACCGGACTGTAAAAAACCAGTTTGGTTCGGATTCAGTTCTACGATTCTggactttttataatccagcaCAATTGCATGAtttgtttttataatccagcctaattgcatatatatatatatatataaaatccagtCCAAACTCCTCTACTGAAAAATTTCAGAGTAATATTGTGATGGTTTGTTTTTATGACCCTTTCATGTTACCGGAATGATTTTGCTGCCAATGTTtgttcgtgttgtgatccatttgacaGAGTGTTCTACTTTTCTATGTTAAAAaagtaataaaatttaaatatttattgaccaagGAGTCCAGTTCCAGGGTTCGATTCTACGGTCCAGTTCGATTCtacaaaaacccaaaccaagaACTAAACCAGTTCGATTCTACAGAACCCCAAACCAAGAACCAAACCGAACAAAACAGGTTCTCTGATTTTCAGAACGGAGCCGTTCAATTCTACAACAgaaccccaaaccgagaaccgaaccaaactaaccggttctttaattttcaaaACTGGAACCGAAACCGGTACACTTCAGATCAAACTGTATAGTCTGGTCACTTCCAGTCCGGTTTACCAGTTCCGTGTGCACCCCTGATTGTGTCATCCCCAACTTGGCTGAATGGCGACTCAGCTGAGAACTCAACCCAACCGGACTGTCAGTACAAGTTgacaagtcttaaaaccatggttacATCATTGGGCTTTTGGATTGGGTCATCTGGCCCAGCCCCTCGATTACCTGTATGTGCACTTCAAGTCCTATGGGGTTCAACCTAAGCCCGACACATTGACTTAAACGTACTACATATTCCAGCCTGAGCCCGGCCTCCCAACCATTTAGCTTTTAGCTCAGGCCCGCTCAGAAGCAAGATAGGAAAGTTGAACCACAGGCCAACCCAACCCGCTGCCACCCTGAAGACAACTTTCAGGTGGCCCCACTGTGGACGGTTAAGAAAGCATATCCCTTTCATCCATCTGCTTGAAAGGCAAGGAATGGTCCACTAAACAAAGGGTTCTAATGAACAATGGTGGCACCATGTAACGTGGAGCCATGGGTAATAAGTACTCGTTTAACACAATTCAGCTATAAAAACTCACCCTTATACGTAATTTTATATCAATAAGCAGCAAGAATCAACGTTGTGCAGGCCACACAAAAGCATCCCACAATCTGCAACTCAATTCAAAACCAAATGACATGCAAAACACGCTTAAAGCTAGCAATGGAGCTTTGAGCTGGAATTTTCAATGCTAAAAGTTCTCTAAAATCCCTTAAAACATGTACTTGCAAAATAGCAAATTCAAGACTACTGTCAACCCAAAAGAAAAATCACCTCAGTGTGGTTTCGGATACAGTGCCCATGAATTCTTATTATACCCAATTCAAATCGCAGCATAAAATCTCCTTAAGGAGTTGATCAAGACCTGTTAAGTGCCAAAACCGGCCTCAACTACAGTACACAGCCGAAATCTTACTACAATGGTTAAAGCCCAACTCCACTGAAGAAGAATTCCTTCGCGGGAATTCTACAATCCAATGTTTTTCTCCAGCTTCTGGATTTGGTTCAAGAATATCCACGTCATCTGCAGAACAATCCATGTTCAAAATCAACCAGAATGAACAGAGAATAATTCGAAAGATGCACATTAGCAAAGACCACAAAGAAAGCAATATGGATTATGGAGATAGGTTACCATGACATGGGGTGCGATCCTAACACAGTAGACAGGAAATCCTGTGTAGAATTTGAATGGTCCTCCCGCTTTGAGAGTCTTCATTGCACAATCCAAAGAACCAGTGTATGGATACTTCCCTGTGGCATCGGGCTGCATTTTCTGTATTTGGGTTTTAACGTAGTCGAAGGGTAAACTGCAAGCCGATGCAAAGAATCCTGAAACAGCACTCGCCCCTGCAAGTGCAAACAAAAATGTGGACTCCTTAATTCAGTAAATGCGGATGCCAACTCCTATTTTCTTGAACCTTTCAAGCTAATGTGGTGACAGTAAAAGTTGCAATATATATGGGTAAGACTGCTATGTGCATTTCCTACCACTTAAAAAATAGTAACTCGCCCACTGAACAGGGGGCCTCCACGCACCCATAACCACATAGCGcagatcatgggccccattgtgaatgGAGCtttttccaaaaatcacaataaccagatgatcttaaccattcagtTTGTGGCATTGCATGGACAGTTAAAAGAAAATGGCTGGTTGTTAAACTCAATGGCCCACATGTCTAATCAGCATGCTTTCcagtatgtgttccatccacaatAACGCCCACCAATCCACCATATGGTCAATATGGATTGGCAAACAAGCATCTTGTGCATGGTGGTGGATATACTGCCACTGTTTGAAAAAATGGTGGAAAAAGAACACAGTTGTCCAACCCATTGTATGGCATGGCAATTGGAATGAAATCCAAGTATTCTTCCCCATAAACCATGCATACACGAGATGACATCGGCTCTTTAGGGACAGCTCTGTGTTCAAAGCAAGAAGCCAAGAACTCATGTACCCATAGCAACTTGAGCTTACAATAGATGGAAATACGGATTATGCAAAGTCAGTGATGGGAAGATTGAATTGCCACCCCGACCATGCAAGTATGAAACAGAAAACGCTATAAATCTAATTCTGGCGAAACGTTCGAGTAACATCATAGCCCAAGATTTCAAAGCTCTCCATGCACACAAGATTTTGAGTCTTAAGTGCAGCAGTTTAGTATCTTACCCACTACCGTACTGGCTTCACCAAAACCTAGAGAATCCTTGAAAAATTCGACGCTCTGATCATAAGAAGCGAGCATGCCCATATTCAATGCCATTGCTCTGACTACAGTGGGACCCGCGCCTTTCCAGAGTGCCAGAACCCCTTCATCAGCTACAATACGATAGAGTGCATGGAATGCATTCGTGTAGTTGCGGCGTTGTGCCAGAGGTAAAGTGGCGTCAGCTTGCATACGAATGAGCGCTAAATCTGCTGGACTACCAACAGATGCTCCAATTGCTCCAGCTGTCAGCCCGCAAAGAGCTTTCTGATAGAGAGGTAGAGGTTTCCCATCATTAGCAGCGATTGCTTTGTTCGTCAGAATCCTAGGCAATGCACAAGACGTTTAGTACTTGAGAAAGAAATTACATCTTTATGAATCCCAATTCCAAGACATCTGAAACACCTGGTGAGCATTCATGTTTAATCATAGCTAAGAAATAACAGAGAAGGATTATAGGGTCCCAAGATCAAGTGTGCAGTTAGCTAATGCTTCCAAATACATAACCGTGGGGTGTTGGCCCATGTTCAGCAATCCAGGCTGTTGTCCTGATGTAACCTAACATGGATAGGAGATGCCCAAAAATTCTCCCGGATTCAAACCCCTTAGCCCTTAGATCTTTGGCCTTTTCTCCACTGAACATGAGCTGTTTCTGTGTTCTTATCTAAACTGTCTATTTGTAAGGCACCTATCCCGGGttagatcttccaatctgggagatccTTGGAGTATCTGCCATCCACGGTGGGAATCCAGCATATACATGGATTTGCAGGACCAGAATATGACAACACATATACAGAATTGGGAGCATAAGCAAACTGTATCTTTGCTGGAGTTGGGGGACACTACAATTCATCCAGACACAAAATAGCACAAAGCCAAAAAGTCTTAATCCAAAGAAAAAGGTGCACCCTTTTCTATGGATAATTGGTAGACAATTTTCATCcacaaatctttaaaaaaaaaaaaaaaaaccctgcttTCGGAAATCATGCCATGCAGATTTTAAAGCCCTGCTGGGGACCAATAGGTTACGGAAATCTACAAAACATATGGACTtctcaaggtgggccatgccgATATTGGTCATGGATAGGTGTTCCATGTCATATTCTCAAGGGACAAAAACCTGAAGGAAAATAAGAAAGCTGCAATCTTCCCAAATGTTAAAAGAAACAgaacaaagaaaaggaaataaataaataaagacacTACAAAATAAGATGAGAAAACGCATCTAAGAACCAATGACAAAATTCTCCTGATTACTAACAGTGAAACGTTATTTTCAAAAGATTCATGTATTTGACTTCTTTTAAACAAGTCAAAAAGAAGttaaatacttttcttttttgggatttttactgcaaaattcctcAGGAATTTGCAGTTTTCAAAACAATGCCTGGACAGACTCAAAAGTGTAGACACTTGAATTAGCATCCCCAGCAGTctgctttttgttttttcctttaccttctcaagttttatttttatttttatttttaagaatgaAAATTTATTAATGAAACGGCAAAGCCAAAAAGAATAcaaaaggtaaaaagaaaaattacaaagcACCCCAAGCCTGACCTACTAGGTTACAAGCATGTAATTTAGCAGATACAAAAGCCCAATCTATTAGATTAGATTTTGCCTTGGGGAAAACTCCCCTAGGCCCAGAAACATCCTTAAAGCATCTATTGTCTCTTTCtctcaaggtgtcccgtatcggtattggTTGGCGTAACAGTgtcctccgaaaccgatacggatacgggggcataacggcccgtaacggcgcaaattttttttttgccaaaaaaatatgaaaaaatatggattaaatccggaatattctaagcattccaaatatgcattcatttataaattggaacatgtttatggtggtgtaacggtccactctttggtgagaagttgtatcagactgtctaatgaatttatgaaccagataacctgaatttgattacaaaattcatatatttaattttctaaatatctaatttatatacttaacaatttgatatcatttctcccaatagttcttttaaaaaatgaaattaaattcaggtagatcgcgttgccaatttggggctaacttggaggaccaatccatgccccaaatcagcctcaaattcatgcaatttattggcattatcccacttgtgaattggtggacatttattggacagtgaatcataaaaataaaataaaaaaaccaaaaggccctattttaaaaaataagcgtccacaaattaacaattaaaactattcaaacaatttgattttggcattttgagttagcaattacagtccataatttaattggtaaattttaagttaatacatgtctcgtgtacaattttttaaggggccgaattaggtaggactcagattgtgaagtgtagcacacgagtgttaaagttttttggaccccactcgtgatgaatgtgttatatccacaccgtccatccattttgccaaataattttagggcatgagcccaaaaatgaggcagatccaaagcttaggttataagaaacaataataattaaacgactatcattaaaaatttatcggggctacaaaagttttagatcaagctgacatgtgtgttttcccttcatccacgttagtgtgaccctattaacagattagatggaaaataaacattacagtggaccctaagaaatttttaatggtgagcattctataaccactgtttcccatgttgtggtccacctgagatttggatcttactaatttttgaatcataatgtaaaatgatgtggcaaaatggatggacggcatggataaaatacatacagcatggtggggcccatgtggcacgcATACAATTTTATTAAATTGTGCAACGTGCTGCGTAACGCGtaccagtccattcatttgatgcaagcaagtcctgtgggtctgatcatgaggtatatgttatatccaaaccgtccattcatttgacgagctcgtcttaaggcttgacacgaaaaataatacaaaacttattatcaagtggaccacactgcaaaaagcaatgggggattgaacgtctaccattgaaaccctttttgggatcacagaacttttggatcaatatgaaatttgtttttcctcttcattcaggtccttttgaccttttgaacagattggatggaaaataaatgttatggtgggcctacgaattttttaacgatgaaaatcatcttctcgttgctatttttggtgtggtccagatgatctttggatacgattcattttttggctaatgctctaaaatgaaatttaaaaatagatgaacagtgtagatataataaatacatcgctgtggagcccatgtaactttgatctcctttgaaccgttcgtacaactcggagctcaaggactGTCAGCgctagcgtgacacgtacctattACAGCAGCTAagctgtgtggtacacctgcgaaaagagagagagagagagagagagagagagagagagagagagagagggaaaccgaaaagaaaaaagagggaaagaagagggggagagagagagagaagaagaagaatgaggaggaggaggaggaggcccgCAGCCGCAAcagtccgagaagaagaagaagaggaagaagaaggagaagaagaagttcaaggcccgtaacggccgttacggtcacagaattccgtaacggccatttcgaccccgtatcgcgtagcGGTGtcaaccgttaccgttacgtattggTCGATACGGCCATATCATAACGGATACGAGACACCCTGCTTTCTCTCCATAAAGCCCAAAGACTTGCAAAATGCCATTGCCTAAAGAACCCCTCAATTGACCTAGGACCCACGATACTTAAAAAATCCCAACAAAGCTTTCCCCAACCTCCCTTAAGAATGGGCGATGAATGAAGAGCTGATCGGCCAACTCCTCACTATGCCAACACAAGAGGCACGCATTTTTGCCGCCGATGACAAGACCATCAATGACCACATGGTAGAAGGATTTCATCGAGAACTTCCACAACTTGACCTCTTTCCAACTCACCAAATCGGCCTCCTTTAATATGACTACCCCTGGTAATTGATTCAATAGAATCACCAATTCTTCAAATTCATTGCCTTGGAGATTGCTAGGATTCCCAAAAACGTCCTTAAAGCATCTattgtctctttctctctataACGCCCAAAGACTTGCAAGAAGGGACAACCTCCACACGGCTCTACCAAATTCTCCAATCCCTCCTCCATGCCAATTCCTAAAGAACCCCTCGATTGACCTAGGCAttaccagtgttcgagttgtcggtatcgctacaagtttcactggcaagagataaagatataatatcgttatcgccgataaccggaaatgcagagAAAAATGCGAGAACATGGAGATAAcagtgaaattttttaatgaaactttaggacatgcgtaaatacacatatttgtatatttagaaatttaaaatttgtaaaaaaaaatgcattaaataataagttttcatttaatggggcccaaagAAGCATACGTTTCCATAAGAAATTActctaataataaccaaaataaatttatctaagtttcaagttgaccacaccatatgaaacagtgggaataatgatttccaccattgaaatcttcatagggcccagtgatgtttatttgtcatccaaattgttcataagatcacagggacatggatgaataaaaaacaaaaatatcaggttgatacaaaacttttgtggcccccaagaatttttcaatggtaaacattcaattcacacagtttcatgtggtgtggtccacctaagctttggatatgcttcattttttggcttgtgccttaaaatcatctaataaaatggatggacagagtggatcaaaTACGTAAATTATGATgagcccacggagtttactcaatacgcaatccacttccattctGGCGCTGTTTGTATAGATCCCAAAATTTACCGAGGTCGGTGgatcaggaagcggattggctagtgtacctcacaccagctattgacatcagcaaattttgtgggtctgatcatgaggtatgtgttatatccaaaccattcatccacttgaagagcttgtcttaaggctttaaacgaaaaataagacagatataactatcaagtggaccacactacaaaaaccagtaggggattgaacatctaccattgaaacccttagaccctttttagggtcacagaagttttggatcaatatgaaaattgtttttcctcttcattcaaatatttttgtttttatgaacagattggatgcaaaataaatgttatggtgggccctacaaattgtttagctgtgaaaatcattatctcgctgctatctatggtgtggtccatataatctttggatatgattcattttttggataatgctctaaaatgaactctaaaaacagatgaacggtgtagatataataaatacatcactatggggccaacgtaactttgatctcctttgaaccgttcgtacaactcggagctcgaggagtgtcagtgctcgtcttcgcacgacacgtacctacagcagctatatagctggtgtgaggtacaccagccaatccgcttttggtggatccctaactgtgggacccacccattatgaagtatgtaccttacatttgcaccgtccatcataTATGATGGCTTATTTTAGTGCGTGATTCgaaaaatgaaccagattcaaatcttcagtggaccacaccacaggaaactgtgtgaattgaacacatatcattaaaaacttcttggtggctacaaattttgaatcaagctgatatttactttaacccttcatccatgcctttttatatttacaaaaaggtttgatgacaaataaacatcactatggggcctaagaaggtttcaacggtgaaaatcattattctcattgtttcttgtggtgtggtccactggagctgtggatatgctttaattttgggatttacccctaaaatgaactagaaaaatgaatggacggcgtggataaatcacatacattcacagtaggcccagagagtttactcaatacgctgaAGCACACCATG
This region includes:
- the LOC131222643 gene encoding mitochondrial dicarboxylate/tricarboxylate transporter DTC; the encoded protein is MGEEKPKPSGIWPTVKPFVNGGASGMLATCVIQPIDMIKVRIQLGQGSAGYVAKTMLREEGLGAFYKGLSAGLLRQATYTTARLGSFRILTNKAIAANDGKPLPLYQKALCGLTAGAIGASVGSPADLALIRMQADATLPLAQRRNYTNAFHALYRIVADEGVLALWKGAGPTVVRAMALNMGMLASYDQSVEFFKDSLGFGEASTVVGASAVSGFFASACSLPFDYVKTQIQKMQPDATGKYPYTGSLDCAMKTLKAGGPFKFYTGFPVYCVRIAPHVMMTWIFLNQIQKLEKNIGL